A region from the Mercenaria mercenaria strain notata chromosome 7, MADL_Memer_1, whole genome shotgun sequence genome encodes:
- the LOC123553931 gene encoding GPI mannosyltransferase 4-like yields the protein MSSVWTILLLLRLCWSVLPQSGYIHPDEFFQAVEVVAGDALNISVIRTWEFTSTYPLRNVVLPQIIFQPVFHLLKYADDILRFHMTGYHLVASYRLLMTLLSLWIDYCVYKICKVIGVQGHTANILLASSYVTLTFQTHTFSNSFETLLFITLVLLILMCIKKDEVSKRKRVANRFCSEVDTLRDFFSDLSRPLEDREDSEVDEEDLDSSFNDLHKNAFNLRKRNQEIDREIKQPKRGKQDEKAKVRYHFGRDSENSKTQTQKRQQQRYKNESIEQNSLYMYIAVMAVTVTFGVFNRPTFVIFAAIPFLWWSDKHPSGEKYVFKRAAVFIIIGVILSFIFVTLDTVYFSGMEISSLLTLNGWRKVPENYVITPLNFILYNIMATNLATHGYHPFYVHLLVNMPLLFGPMFIYLTRHVIKEFLILLNVLRKDNEGFQENKSTAELTIPVEVKLRNDFKGMLWLFIFFPAIVLSCFPHQEARFLIPLLPLVVISVVIFSKKLGKIFWAIFIIFNVLFSVVFGVLHQGGVIPSLMRLQQLTETEFKKNENISISLIFSNTYMPPKHVLLTQNSNLELKDLKGSNFQTVFAEIEKHKKLNSFTSSDKSINGKKIFIVLPGTLVTEFKARCDELISIKSETRFFPHLSFEDPPITGLIDSFKTFVDMMSLYLIEIE from the exons ATGTCGTCTGTGTGGACCATACTGTTACTCCTACGACTTTGTTGGTCAGTGTTACCACAGAGTGGGTATATACATCCTGATGAATTCTTCCAGGCAGTAGAAGTTGTTGCTG GTGATGCTTTGAATATTAGTGTGATACGAACCTGGGAGTTTACCTCTACTTACCCTCTGCGTAATGTTGTGCTGCCTCAGATCATCTTCCAGCCAGTTTTCCATCTTCTGAAGTACGCAGATGATATTTTAAGATTCCATATGACAGGATACCACCTTGTGGCTAgctatcgtctgcttatgacgttATTGAGTCTATGGATAGATTATTGTGTATACAAGATCTGCAAGGTCATAGGAGTTCAAGGTCACACAGCAAACATATTGTTAGCCAGCTCTTATGTGACACTGACCTTTCAAACTCACACtttttcaaattcatttgaaacattattgtttattactttgGTATTATTGATTTTAATGTGTATAAAAAAAGATGAGGTAAGTAAAAGAAAAAGAGTGGCAAATCGATTCTGTTCAGAAGTTGATACATTGAGAGATTTTTTCTCCGATTTGTCCAGACCACTAGAAGATAGGGAGGATAGTGAAGTGGACGAGGAAGATTTAGATTCATCCTTCAATGATTtgcataaaaatgcatttaatttaaggAAAAGAAATCAAGAAATTGATCGCGAAATTAAACAACCTAAAAGAGGTAAACAAGATGAGAAAGCAAAAGTAAGATATCATTTTGGAAGAGATTCAGAAAATTCCAAAACACAGACACAGAAAAGGCAACAACAGCGTTATAAAAATGAATCTATAGAGCAGaatagtttatacatgtatatagctgtCATGGCAGTAACAGTTACTTTTGGTGTATTTAATCGTCCAACGTTTGTAATCTTTGCTGCTATACCATTTCTTTGGTGGAGTGACAAGCATCCCTCtggagaaaaatatgtttttaagagGGCAGCTGTGTTCATTATCATTGGCGTGATTCTCTCTTTCATCTTTGTTACCCTGGATACAGTTTATTTCTCTGGCATGGAAATTTCTTCTTTACTCACACTGAATGGTTGGAGAAAAGTGCCAGAGAACTATGTGATTACACCACTAAATTTTATCCTGTACAACATTATGGCAACAAATTTAGCCACACATGGATATCATCCATTTTACGTCCATTTGCTTGTGAACATGCCACTTTTATTTGGACCAATGTTTATATATTTGACTagacatgtgataaaagaatttttgattttattgaatGTTTTAAGAAAGGACAACGAGGGATTCCAAGAAAACAAATCAACAGCAGAACTGACTATTCCAGTAGAAGTTAAACTCAGAAATGATTTTAAAGGCATGCTAtggctttttattttctttcctgCTATAGTACTCTCTTGTTTTCCACATCAGGAAGCCAGATTTCTTATTCCACTCCTCCCACTTGTTGTTAtaagtgttgttatttttagtAAGAAACTTGGAAAAATATTTTGGgccatttttataattttcaatgttttatttagTGTTGTATTTGGCGTTCTTCACCAGGGAGGTGTTATTCCTAGCTTAATGAGGTTGCAACAGTTAACCGAGacagaatttaagaaaaatgagaatatttcaataagtttgatattttcaaatacatatatgCCTCCGAAACATGTGCTTCTGACTCAGAATTCAAACTTAGAATTAAAAGATTTAAAGGGGAgtaattttcaaacagtttttgcAGAAATAGAAAAGCATAAAAAACTAAATAGCTTTACAAGCTCCGATAAAAGCATCAATGGGAAAAAGATTTTTATTGTATTGCCTGGGACGTTAGTTACAGAATTTAAAGCGAGGTGTGATGAACTAATAAGCATAAAATCAGAAACAAGGTTCTTCCCACATTTGTCTTTTGAAGATCCACCGATCACAGGATTAATtgacagctttaaaacttttgttgataTGATGTCTCTTTATTTGATAGAAATTGAATAA